From the genome of Brachyhypopomus gauderio isolate BG-103 chromosome 20, BGAUD_0.2, whole genome shotgun sequence, one region includes:
- the LOC143484158 gene encoding uncharacterized protein LOC143484158 isoform X6, whose amino-acid sequence MDHQNGTVQKKPRSHTSGTPVPVGVTDPARETLPSGLEVQKSSIPDAGLGVFNKGQTIAISKINQCDEYIDVKRETHFNWMRYVNCARNDDEQNLAAFQYYGEIFYRCCRPIESGQELLVWYGDKNAEDINFSFDFLWSKQCSTEEMNGVHSQLFSCPVCPFSYTAQVYLHKHIRNCHHEDFVRMWKSGEIKIEKERFHCSECGKSFSQQCYFRIHQRIHTGEKPYQCSECGKCFHGKNHFKQHQRIHTGEKPYLCSECGKSFIQQGGFLRHQRIHTGEKPYQCLECGKCFTEQGNLHQHQRIHTGVKRYYCSECGKGFSQKSSFYQHQLIHTGEKPFQCLVCEKGFILQIDLERHNRIHTGERPYHCSECGKSFTQQCHLRSHQRIHTGERPYHCSECGKSFSHPRTLYIHQRIHTGEKKPYCCSECGKNFSKQSTLKEHQRIHTGEKPYHCLECGKSFSAQHNLYQHQRIHTGEKPYCCSECGKSFSKQSTLKEHQRIHKGEKPYHCLECGKSFSVQHNLYQHQRIHTGEKPYHCLECGTSFRQRSHLCRHQRIHSREKPYHCSDCGKSFTEQRSFKQHQHIHTGEKPFHCLKCGKNFTEQRSFKQHQRIHTGEKPYQCSECGKCFTQEGNLRHHLRVHTGEKPYHCLECGKSFSAQYNLYRHQRIHTREKPYLCKQCGKTFTLQRILQRHQRIHTGPK is encoded by the exons ATGGACCACCAGAATGGAACTGTCCAGAAGAAGCCCAGATCCCATACATCAG GTACACCTGTTCCTGTGGGGGTCACAGATCCAGCCAGAGAGACACTTCCCTCTGGTCTGGAGGTTCAGAAGTCCAGTATTCCTGATGCTGGATTGGGAGTGTTTAACAAGGGTCAGACTATTGCG ATATCCAAGATTAACCAATGTGATGAGTACATAGATGTGAAGAGAGAGACTCACTTTAATTGGATGAG ATATGTGAATTGTGCTCGTAATGATGATGAGCAGAATCTGGCAGCCTTCCAGTATTATGGGGAGATTTTCTACCGTTGTTGTCGACCCATTGAATCAGGACAGGAGCTCCTGGTGTGGTACGGAGACAAGAACGCTGAAGATATCAACTTCTCATTTGACTTCCTCTGGAGCAAACAGTGTTCTACAGAAG AAATGAATGGTGTCCATTCGCAGCTCTTCTCCTGCCCTGTGTGTCCATTTTCCTACACAGCTCAAGTTTACCTCCACAAGCACATCAGGAATTGCCACCATGAggattttgtcagaatgtggaAATCAGgagaaataaaaattgaaaaggAGAGatttcactgctcagagtgtgggaagagtttcagTCAACAGTGTTATTTCCGAattcaccagcgcattcacacaggagagaagccgtatcagtgctcagagtgtgggaagtgtTTTCATGGAAAGAATCATTTCAAACAAcatcagcgcattcacacaggagaaaagccatatctctgctcagagtgtgggaaaagTTTCATTCAACAGGGCGGTTTCCTccgacaccagcgcattcacacaggagagaagccctaTCAGTGTTTAGAGTGTGGGAAGTGTTTTACTGAACAGGGTaatctccaccaacaccagcgcattcacacaggagtaaAGCGgtattactgctcagagtgtgggaaaggTTTTAGTCAAAAGAGTAGTTTTTACCAACATCAGctaattcacacaggagagaagcctttTCAGTGCTTAGTGTGTGAAAAGGGTTTTATCCTTCAGATTGATCTTGAAAGACATaatcgcattcacacaggagagaggccatatcactgctcagagtgtgggaagagtttcacTCAACAGTGTCATCTCCGAagtcaccagcgcattcacacaggagaaaggccgtatcactgctcagagtgtgggaagagttttagtcaCCCAAGAACACTTTACATACACCAGcgaattcacacaggagagaagaagCCGTATtgttgctcagagtgtgggaagaattTTTCTAAACAGAGTACTTTAAAAGAACATCAGcgaattcacacaggagagaagccgtatcactgcttagagtgtgggaagagtttttcgGCGCAACACAATCTTtaccaacaccagcgcattcacacaggagagaagccgtattgttgctcagaatgtgggaagagtttttctAAACAGAGTACTTTAAAAGAACATCAGCGAATTCACaaaggagagaagccgtatcactgcttagagtgtgggaagagtttttcgGTACAACACAATCTTtaccaacaccagcgcattcacacaggagagaagccgtatcactgcttagAGTGTGGTACAAGTTTCAGGCAACGGAGTCATCTCTGCcgtcaccagcgcattcactcacgagagaagccgtatcattGCTCAGATTGTGGGAAGAGCTTTACTGAACAGAGAAGTTTCAAACAAcatcagcacattcacacaggagagaagccgtttCACTGCTTAAAGTGTGGGAAGAATTTTACTGAACAGAGAAGTTTCAAACAAcatcagcgcattcacacaggagagaagccgtatcagtgctcagagtgtgggaagtgtTTCACTCAAGAGGGTAATCTCCGCCATCACCTGCGcgttcacacaggagagaagccatatcactgcttagagtgtgggaagagtttttcgGCGCAATACAATCTTTAccgacaccagcgcattcataCAAGAGAAAAGCCGTATCTCTGCAAACAGTGTGGAAAGACTTTTACTCTGCAGAGAATTTTACAaagacaccagcgcattcataCGGGACCCAAATAG
- the LOC143484158 gene encoding uncharacterized protein LOC143484158 isoform X4, with protein MSSCEEVHVDFCQQFPQQLTEDVKTEACTTADEEGTSVSVHLSTPMDHQNGTVQKKPRSHTSGTPVPVGVTDPARETLPSGLEVQKSSIPDAGLGVFNKGQTIAISKINQCDEYIDVKRETHFNWMRYVNCARNDDEQNLAAFQYYGEIFYRCCRPIESGQELLVWYGDKNAEDINFSFDFLWSKQCSTEEMNGVHSQLFSCPVCPFSYTAQVYLHKHIRNCHHEDFVRMWKSGEIKIEKERFHCSECGKSFSQQCYFRIHQRIHTGEKPYQCSECGKCFHGKNHFKQHQRIHTGEKPYLCSECGKSFIQQGGFLRHQRIHTGEKPYQCLECGKCFTEQGNLHQHQRIHTGVKRYYCSECGKGFSQKSSFYQHQLIHTGEKPFQCLVCEKGFILQIDLERHNRIHTGERPYHCSECGKSFTQQCHLRSHQRIHTGERPYHCSECGKSFSHPRTLYIHQRIHTGEKKPYCCSECGKNFSKQSTLKEHQRIHTGEKPYHCLECGKSFSAQHNLYQHQRIHTGEKPYCCSECGKSFSKQSTLKEHQRIHKGEKPYHCLECGKSFSVQHNLYQHQRIHTGEKPYHCLECGTSFRQRSHLCRHQRIHSREKPYHCSDCGKSFTEQRSFKQHQHIHTGEKPFHCLKCGKNFTEQRSFKQHQRIHTGEKPYQCSECGKCFTQEGNLRHHLRVHTGEKPYHCLECGKSFSAQYNLYRHQRIHTREKPYLCKQCGKTFTLQRILQRHQRIHTGPK; from the exons GATGTGAAGACAGAGGCCTGTACCACTGCAGATGAGGAAGGGACATCAGTCTCTGTGCACCTCAGCACCCCTATGGACCACCAGAATGGAACTGTCCAGAAGAAGCCCAGATCCCATACATCAG GTACACCTGTTCCTGTGGGGGTCACAGATCCAGCCAGAGAGACACTTCCCTCTGGTCTGGAGGTTCAGAAGTCCAGTATTCCTGATGCTGGATTGGGAGTGTTTAACAAGGGTCAGACTATTGCG ATATCCAAGATTAACCAATGTGATGAGTACATAGATGTGAAGAGAGAGACTCACTTTAATTGGATGAG ATATGTGAATTGTGCTCGTAATGATGATGAGCAGAATCTGGCAGCCTTCCAGTATTATGGGGAGATTTTCTACCGTTGTTGTCGACCCATTGAATCAGGACAGGAGCTCCTGGTGTGGTACGGAGACAAGAACGCTGAAGATATCAACTTCTCATTTGACTTCCTCTGGAGCAAACAGTGTTCTACAGAAG AAATGAATGGTGTCCATTCGCAGCTCTTCTCCTGCCCTGTGTGTCCATTTTCCTACACAGCTCAAGTTTACCTCCACAAGCACATCAGGAATTGCCACCATGAggattttgtcagaatgtggaAATCAGgagaaataaaaattgaaaaggAGAGatttcactgctcagagtgtgggaagagtttcagTCAACAGTGTTATTTCCGAattcaccagcgcattcacacaggagagaagccgtatcagtgctcagagtgtgggaagtgtTTTCATGGAAAGAATCATTTCAAACAAcatcagcgcattcacacaggagaaaagccatatctctgctcagagtgtgggaaaagTTTCATTCAACAGGGCGGTTTCCTccgacaccagcgcattcacacaggagagaagccctaTCAGTGTTTAGAGTGTGGGAAGTGTTTTACTGAACAGGGTaatctccaccaacaccagcgcattcacacaggagtaaAGCGgtattactgctcagagtgtgggaaaggTTTTAGTCAAAAGAGTAGTTTTTACCAACATCAGctaattcacacaggagagaagcctttTCAGTGCTTAGTGTGTGAAAAGGGTTTTATCCTTCAGATTGATCTTGAAAGACATaatcgcattcacacaggagagaggccatatcactgctcagagtgtgggaagagtttcacTCAACAGTGTCATCTCCGAagtcaccagcgcattcacacaggagaaaggccgtatcactgctcagagtgtgggaagagttttagtcaCCCAAGAACACTTTACATACACCAGcgaattcacacaggagagaagaagCCGTATtgttgctcagagtgtgggaagaattTTTCTAAACAGAGTACTTTAAAAGAACATCAGcgaattcacacaggagagaagccgtatcactgcttagagtgtgggaagagtttttcgGCGCAACACAATCTTtaccaacaccagcgcattcacacaggagagaagccgtattgttgctcagaatgtgggaagagtttttctAAACAGAGTACTTTAAAAGAACATCAGCGAATTCACaaaggagagaagccgtatcactgcttagagtgtgggaagagtttttcgGTACAACACAATCTTtaccaacaccagcgcattcacacaggagagaagccgtatcactgcttagAGTGTGGTACAAGTTTCAGGCAACGGAGTCATCTCTGCcgtcaccagcgcattcactcacgagagaagccgtatcattGCTCAGATTGTGGGAAGAGCTTTACTGAACAGAGAAGTTTCAAACAAcatcagcacattcacacaggagagaagccgtttCACTGCTTAAAGTGTGGGAAGAATTTTACTGAACAGAGAAGTTTCAAACAAcatcagcgcattcacacaggagagaagccgtatcagtgctcagagtgtgggaagtgtTTCACTCAAGAGGGTAATCTCCGCCATCACCTGCGcgttcacacaggagagaagccatatcactgcttagagtgtgggaagagtttttcgGCGCAATACAATCTTTAccgacaccagcgcattcataCAAGAGAAAAGCCGTATCTCTGCAAACAGTGTGGAAAGACTTTTACTCTGCAGAGAATTTTACAaagacaccagcgcattcataCGGGACCCAAATAG
- the LOC143484158 gene encoding uncharacterized protein LOC143484158 isoform X5 has translation MTAPIIQELVLFHDVKTEACTTADEEGTSVSVHLSTPMDHQNGTVQKKPRSHTSGTPVPVGVTDPARETLPSGLEVQKSSIPDAGLGVFNKGQTIAISKINQCDEYIDVKRETHFNWMRYVNCARNDDEQNLAAFQYYGEIFYRCCRPIESGQELLVWYGDKNAEDINFSFDFLWSKQCSTEEMNGVHSQLFSCPVCPFSYTAQVYLHKHIRNCHHEDFVRMWKSGEIKIEKERFHCSECGKSFSQQCYFRIHQRIHTGEKPYQCSECGKCFHGKNHFKQHQRIHTGEKPYLCSECGKSFIQQGGFLRHQRIHTGEKPYQCLECGKCFTEQGNLHQHQRIHTGVKRYYCSECGKGFSQKSSFYQHQLIHTGEKPFQCLVCEKGFILQIDLERHNRIHTGERPYHCSECGKSFTQQCHLRSHQRIHTGERPYHCSECGKSFSHPRTLYIHQRIHTGEKKPYCCSECGKNFSKQSTLKEHQRIHTGEKPYHCLECGKSFSAQHNLYQHQRIHTGEKPYCCSECGKSFSKQSTLKEHQRIHKGEKPYHCLECGKSFSVQHNLYQHQRIHTGEKPYHCLECGTSFRQRSHLCRHQRIHSREKPYHCSDCGKSFTEQRSFKQHQHIHTGEKPFHCLKCGKNFTEQRSFKQHQRIHTGEKPYQCSECGKCFTQEGNLRHHLRVHTGEKPYHCLECGKSFSAQYNLYRHQRIHTREKPYLCKQCGKTFTLQRILQRHQRIHTGPK, from the exons atgactgccccaattaTTCAAGAGTTAGTCCTCTTCCAT GATGTGAAGACAGAGGCCTGTACCACTGCAGATGAGGAAGGGACATCAGTCTCTGTGCACCTCAGCACCCCTATGGACCACCAGAATGGAACTGTCCAGAAGAAGCCCAGATCCCATACATCAG GTACACCTGTTCCTGTGGGGGTCACAGATCCAGCCAGAGAGACACTTCCCTCTGGTCTGGAGGTTCAGAAGTCCAGTATTCCTGATGCTGGATTGGGAGTGTTTAACAAGGGTCAGACTATTGCG ATATCCAAGATTAACCAATGTGATGAGTACATAGATGTGAAGAGAGAGACTCACTTTAATTGGATGAG ATATGTGAATTGTGCTCGTAATGATGATGAGCAGAATCTGGCAGCCTTCCAGTATTATGGGGAGATTTTCTACCGTTGTTGTCGACCCATTGAATCAGGACAGGAGCTCCTGGTGTGGTACGGAGACAAGAACGCTGAAGATATCAACTTCTCATTTGACTTCCTCTGGAGCAAACAGTGTTCTACAGAAG AAATGAATGGTGTCCATTCGCAGCTCTTCTCCTGCCCTGTGTGTCCATTTTCCTACACAGCTCAAGTTTACCTCCACAAGCACATCAGGAATTGCCACCATGAggattttgtcagaatgtggaAATCAGgagaaataaaaattgaaaaggAGAGatttcactgctcagagtgtgggaagagtttcagTCAACAGTGTTATTTCCGAattcaccagcgcattcacacaggagagaagccgtatcagtgctcagagtgtgggaagtgtTTTCATGGAAAGAATCATTTCAAACAAcatcagcgcattcacacaggagaaaagccatatctctgctcagagtgtgggaaaagTTTCATTCAACAGGGCGGTTTCCTccgacaccagcgcattcacacaggagagaagccctaTCAGTGTTTAGAGTGTGGGAAGTGTTTTACTGAACAGGGTaatctccaccaacaccagcgcattcacacaggagtaaAGCGgtattactgctcagagtgtgggaaaggTTTTAGTCAAAAGAGTAGTTTTTACCAACATCAGctaattcacacaggagagaagcctttTCAGTGCTTAGTGTGTGAAAAGGGTTTTATCCTTCAGATTGATCTTGAAAGACATaatcgcattcacacaggagagaggccatatcactgctcagagtgtgggaagagtttcacTCAACAGTGTCATCTCCGAagtcaccagcgcattcacacaggagaaaggccgtatcactgctcagagtgtgggaagagttttagtcaCCCAAGAACACTTTACATACACCAGcgaattcacacaggagagaagaagCCGTATtgttgctcagagtgtgggaagaattTTTCTAAACAGAGTACTTTAAAAGAACATCAGcgaattcacacaggagagaagccgtatcactgcttagagtgtgggaagagtttttcgGCGCAACACAATCTTtaccaacaccagcgcattcacacaggagagaagccgtattgttgctcagaatgtgggaagagtttttctAAACAGAGTACTTTAAAAGAACATCAGCGAATTCACaaaggagagaagccgtatcactgcttagagtgtgggaagagtttttcgGTACAACACAATCTTtaccaacaccagcgcattcacacaggagagaagccgtatcactgcttagAGTGTGGTACAAGTTTCAGGCAACGGAGTCATCTCTGCcgtcaccagcgcattcactcacgagagaagccgtatcattGCTCAGATTGTGGGAAGAGCTTTACTGAACAGAGAAGTTTCAAACAAcatcagcacattcacacaggagagaagccgtttCACTGCTTAAAGTGTGGGAAGAATTTTACTGAACAGAGAAGTTTCAAACAAcatcagcgcattcacacaggagagaagccgtatcagtgctcagagtgtgggaagtgtTTCACTCAAGAGGGTAATCTCCGCCATCACCTGCGcgttcacacaggagagaagccatatcactgcttagagtgtgggaagagtttttcgGCGCAATACAATCTTTAccgacaccagcgcattcataCAAGAGAAAAGCCGTATCTCTGCAAACAGTGTGGAAAGACTTTTACTCTGCAGAGAATTTTACAaagacaccagcgcattcataCGGGACCCAAATAG